In Myxococcales bacterium, one genomic interval encodes:
- the dapF gene encoding diaminopimelate epimerase produces MASLRFSKYEGLGNDFLVVESAEPSCLDDRVPALCDRRRGVGADGVLLVLPPFTPGSAGRMRVVNADGSSPEMCGNGLRCVALHLRRTRPDLGAEFVVDTDAGPKACATTWTPARPGDAEVLVDMGRVAILEETTVDALGRAFSLVLADAGNPHAVHLGALPRDEVAIFGPALATHPRFPKGTNVEFVDLAAAARASVVVWERGVGLTLACGTGACAVAAVLAARGLAPHDQELTIELSGGPLHVRVARDGRVTMRGPARLTFEGDVP; encoded by the coding sequence ATGGCGTCGCTCCGCTTTTCCAAGTACGAGGGGCTCGGCAACGACTTTCTCGTCGTCGAGTCCGCGGAGCCGTCCTGCCTAGACGATAGGGTGCCCGCGCTGTGCGACCGGCGCCGCGGCGTCGGGGCCGACGGCGTCCTCCTCGTGCTGCCCCCGTTCACCCCCGGCAGCGCGGGGCGGATGCGCGTGGTGAACGCCGACGGCTCGTCACCCGAGATGTGCGGCAACGGCCTGCGGTGCGTCGCCCTCCACCTGCGCCGCACACGGCCCGACCTTGGCGCAGAGTTCGTGGTGGACACCGACGCCGGTCCAAAGGCGTGCGCGACCACGTGGACCCCGGCGCGACCGGGAGACGCGGAGGTGCTCGTCGACATGGGGCGGGTCGCCATCCTCGAGGAGACGACGGTCGACGCGCTCGGGCGGGCATTTTCCCTCGTCCTCGCCGACGCCGGCAACCCTCACGCCGTCCACCTCGGCGCCCTCCCTCGCGACGAGGTGGCCATCTTCGGTCCGGCGCTCGCGACCCACCCGCGGTTCCCGAAGGGCACCAACGTCGAGTTCGTGGACCTGGCGGCGGCAGCGCGCGCCTCGGTGGTCGTGTGGGAGCGAGGCGTCGGCCTCACCCTCGCGTGCGGGACGGGCGCGTGCGCGGTGGCCGCGGTGCTCGCGGCGCGAGGCCTCGCGCCGCACGACCAGGAGCTCACGATCGAGCTCTCCGGCGGGCCCCTCCATGTCCGGGTCGCGCGCGACGGCCGCGTCACGATGCGTGGCCCCGCGCGCCTCACGTTCGAGGGCGACGTCCCGTGA
- a CDS encoding response regulator has product MSEPPRRNDDALTLLAVLTDDASRAQVATITGELGDRLLLATTIEEALAHAAREPIDLALVDVGIDGGAGLALVHHIPALRHDARVVAVAHRADLAHGADALAVGADALHLLPLAGDTVASTLAAARSRRLDARERHALAAALAAAHTTRRLYDRAMSALAAGEVSSAAGLFLEGLVAGGLAEGLALYTALGGAAVRVAAIGSLSAAPEEAAALEALARPGGIDGAYAPLRRDGSLVGALLVSGARATSTSILDLATLIATEYAAQRRARAAMTNIDDVGPALTTEEAFLAANEHEIARARRHCRRLTALVLRGCGESSALAVRRELRSSDLVARLGPDELVLLLPETDTLGAATCRRRLERRLRGLARDEGRGPLLVTSGAATFPHAGDSLAALLRAARARATAGAPYVALDRAVHALPLGELVPTLARGTLAHFPSVAPLDVPFPGLLALAEQLCVEAQRAGLATYLATDHPGRNLRAPARSLSARDARDAAPTPEAGQRDVRPDRRAASAQGSSVELRGVAHLAGCADLLVIVLRGEHASWAASGRLANDRFVGVHTHDPRLADLLAERLEEGHRRRNPESSP; this is encoded by the coding sequence GTGAGCGAACCTCCTCGCCGGAATGACGACGCGCTCACCCTCCTCGCCGTGCTCACCGACGACGCGTCCAGAGCCCAGGTCGCCACGATCACGGGCGAGCTGGGCGATCGCCTGCTGCTCGCGACCACGATCGAGGAGGCGCTCGCGCACGCGGCTCGTGAGCCCATCGACCTCGCCCTCGTCGACGTCGGGATCGACGGTGGCGCGGGGCTCGCGCTCGTCCACCACATCCCCGCGCTCCGCCACGACGCTCGCGTCGTCGCCGTCGCACACCGCGCAGACCTCGCGCACGGAGCCGACGCGCTCGCGGTTGGGGCCGACGCTCTGCACTTGTTGCCGCTCGCAGGCGACACCGTCGCGAGCACGCTCGCGGCGGCGCGCTCACGACGCCTCGACGCCCGCGAGCGGCACGCGCTCGCCGCCGCGCTCGCCGCCGCGCACACCACCCGGAGGCTCTACGACCGGGCGATGAGCGCCCTCGCGGCAGGTGAGGTCAGCTCGGCGGCTGGGCTCTTCCTCGAAGGCCTCGTCGCCGGCGGCCTCGCGGAGGGACTCGCGCTCTACACCGCGCTCGGGGGCGCCGCGGTGCGGGTCGCTGCGATCGGCTCGCTCTCGGCCGCGCCGGAAGAGGCCGCCGCGCTCGAGGCGCTCGCGCGACCCGGTGGAATCGACGGCGCGTACGCCCCGCTCCGCCGCGACGGGTCGCTGGTCGGGGCGCTCCTGGTCTCGGGTGCGCGCGCGACCTCTACTTCGATCCTCGACCTCGCCACGCTCATCGCGACCGAGTACGCCGCGCAGCGCCGAGCGCGCGCCGCGATGACAAACATCGACGACGTGGGCCCGGCGCTGACCACCGAAGAGGCCTTCCTCGCGGCCAACGAGCATGAAATCGCGCGGGCCCGGCGACACTGCCGCAGGCTCACGGCGCTCGTCCTCCGGGGCTGCGGCGAGTCTTCCGCGCTCGCCGTGCGGCGCGAGCTGCGGTCGTCCGACCTCGTGGCGCGGCTCGGGCCCGACGAGCTCGTGCTTCTGTTGCCCGAGACCGACACCCTCGGGGCCGCCACCTGCCGCCGACGCCTCGAGAGGCGCCTGCGCGGGCTCGCGCGAGACGAAGGGCGGGGCCCGCTCCTCGTGACCTCCGGGGCGGCGACGTTCCCACACGCGGGCGACTCCCTCGCCGCGCTCTTGCGAGCGGCCCGCGCCCGCGCCACGGCCGGAGCGCCCTACGTCGCCCTGGACCGCGCCGTTCACGCCCTGCCCTTGGGCGAGCTCGTGCCCACCCTCGCGCGGGGCACGCTCGCTCACTTTCCAAGCGTCGCGCCGCTGGACGTGCCCTTCCCGGGCCTGCTCGCGCTCGCGGAGCAACTCTGCGTCGAGGCGCAGCGGGCCGGCCTCGCCACCTACCTCGCGACCGACCACCCGGGGAGAAACCTCAGGGCGCCCGCGCGCTCTCTCTCTGCGCGCGACGCCCGCGACGCGGCACCCACGCCCGAGGCCGGGCAACGCGACGTCCGACCCGACCGGAGGGCGGCCTCGGCCCAGGGCAGCTCGGTCGAGCTGCGCGGCGTCGCCCACCTCGCGGGATGCGCCGACCTGCTGGTGATCGTCCTTCGAGGGGAGCACGCTTCGTGGGCGGCGTCCGGGCGGCTCGCGAACGACAGATTCGTCGGCGTGCACACCCACGATCCACGGCTCGCCGATCTCCTCGCGGAGCGCCTCGAAGAGGGGCATCGGCGCCGGAACCCGGAGAGCTCCCCGTGA
- the gyrB gene encoding DNA topoisomerase (ATP-hydrolyzing) subunit B yields MTTDYETIPSPPPTYGSENITVLEGLEAVRKRPGMYIGDVHDGSGLHHLVWEVVDNAVDEHLAGYCTRLDVTINADGSVTVEDNGRGIPTGMHAKGVSAAEVVMTVLHAGGKFDQSNYKVSAGLHGVGVSAVNAVSEVLKLEIKREGKIHRQEYRQGAPLTPLAVVGDTDTTGTRITFKPDREVFSTVVDYSYDILASRLRELSFLNAGFTIHLTDKRGDGRRETFEYKGGIREFVELLNKTKEPEHDKVVHIVASQAADNGHTIEVEVAMQWNKTYAEQVFPYTNNVHNKDGGTHLTGFRGALTRVFNNYGASANLFKEVKSGLSGEDIREGLTAVISVKVPDPSFDSQTKSKLVSSEVKGIVESVVVEKLGRFFEENPATARKILEKAVFAAKAREAARKAREIVRKGAMDFTSLSGKLADCQSRDPAASELYIVEGDSAGGSAKQGRDRKFQAILPLKGKILNVERARLDKMLSSAEIGTLITALGCGIGSPEQGGSFDINKLRYHQIVLMTDADVDGSHIRTLLLTFFYRQMPEILERGYLYIAQPPLFRVWKGKKALYMKDQAALDRFFLEQGVDGLGVRASRGPTLSGEPLFRLAEKLRMFRRALSKLEKLADARLAAAVLRGAGIGAPELKERAKIEAAVPALRARLERKFPDIFPLGIAVGWDTERGSAILTITPRPGSAARATVFDAALCESPEYEELYEIEQDIRSIGPAPYFSRPTKDENEDELELEDSEALWDHIDARGRKGWQLQRYKGLGEMNPEQLWETTLDPNARVMLQVRLDDAVQTDQIFSILMGDQVEPRRDFIEKNALNVKNLDI; encoded by the coding sequence ATGACCACGGACTACGAGACGATCCCTTCGCCCCCTCCGACCTACGGCAGCGAGAACATCACGGTGCTCGAGGGCCTCGAGGCGGTGCGCAAGCGCCCGGGCATGTACATCGGCGACGTCCACGACGGCTCGGGGCTCCACCACCTCGTGTGGGAGGTGGTCGACAACGCGGTCGACGAGCACCTCGCGGGGTACTGCACCCGCCTCGACGTCACCATCAACGCCGACGGCTCGGTCACGGTGGAGGACAACGGTCGCGGCATCCCCACCGGCATGCACGCGAAGGGCGTCTCCGCGGCGGAGGTCGTCATGACCGTGCTGCACGCCGGCGGAAAGTTCGACCAGTCGAACTACAAGGTCTCGGCAGGGCTCCACGGCGTGGGCGTCTCCGCGGTGAACGCCGTGAGCGAGGTGCTGAAGCTCGAGATCAAGCGCGAGGGCAAGATCCACCGCCAAGAGTACCGGCAGGGCGCCCCCCTCACCCCGCTCGCCGTGGTCGGCGACACCGACACCACGGGCACGCGCATCACGTTCAAGCCCGACCGCGAGGTGTTCAGCACCGTGGTCGACTACAGCTACGACATCCTCGCGAGCCGCCTGCGGGAGCTGTCGTTCCTGAACGCGGGCTTCACCATCCACCTCACCGACAAGCGCGGCGACGGCCGCCGGGAGACCTTCGAGTACAAGGGGGGCATCCGCGAGTTCGTCGAGCTCCTGAACAAGACGAAGGAGCCGGAGCACGACAAGGTCGTGCACATCGTCGCCTCGCAGGCCGCGGACAACGGTCACACGATCGAGGTCGAGGTCGCGATGCAGTGGAACAAGACCTACGCCGAGCAGGTGTTCCCCTACACGAACAACGTCCACAACAAGGACGGCGGGACCCACCTCACGGGCTTCCGCGGCGCGCTCACGCGCGTCTTCAACAACTACGGCGCCTCGGCGAACCTCTTCAAGGAGGTCAAGAGCGGCCTCTCGGGCGAAGACATCCGCGAGGGTCTCACCGCGGTCATCAGCGTCAAGGTGCCCGATCCCTCGTTCGACTCGCAGACCAAGTCGAAGCTCGTGTCGAGCGAGGTGAAGGGCATCGTCGAGTCGGTGGTGGTCGAGAAGCTCGGCCGCTTCTTCGAGGAGAACCCCGCGACCGCGCGCAAGATCCTCGAGAAGGCCGTGTTCGCCGCCAAGGCGCGCGAGGCGGCGCGGAAGGCGCGCGAGATCGTGCGCAAGGGCGCCATGGACTTTACGAGCCTCTCGGGCAAGCTCGCGGACTGCCAGTCGCGGGATCCGGCGGCGAGCGAGCTCTACATCGTCGAGGGAGACAGCGCCGGGGGCTCTGCCAAGCAGGGCCGTGACCGAAAGTTCCAGGCGATCTTGCCGCTGAAGGGCAAGATCCTCAACGTGGAGCGCGCGCGGCTCGACAAGATGCTGTCGTCGGCCGAGATCGGCACGCTCATCACCGCCCTCGGGTGCGGCATCGGCAGCCCCGAGCAGGGCGGCAGCTTCGACATCAACAAGCTCCGCTACCACCAGATCGTGCTCATGACGGACGCCGATGTGGACGGCAGCCACATTCGCACGCTCCTCCTCACGTTCTTCTACCGGCAAATGCCCGAGATCCTGGAGCGCGGGTACCTGTACATCGCTCAGCCCCCGCTCTTTCGCGTGTGGAAGGGCAAGAAGGCCCTCTACATGAAGGACCAGGCGGCGCTCGATCGCTTCTTCCTAGAGCAGGGCGTCGACGGGCTCGGCGTGCGCGCCTCGCGCGGCCCCACGCTGAGCGGCGAGCCGCTCTTTCGCCTCGCCGAGAAGCTCCGCATGTTCCGGCGTGCGCTCAGCAAGCTCGAGAAGCTCGCCGACGCGCGCCTCGCGGCCGCCGTGCTCCGCGGCGCCGGGATCGGCGCTCCCGAGCTGAAGGAGCGCGCCAAGATCGAGGCGGCGGTGCCTGCGCTCCGCGCGCGGCTAGAGCGCAAGTTCCCCGACATTTTCCCGCTCGGCATCGCGGTCGGCTGGGACACGGAGCGCGGCTCGGCGATCCTCACCATCACCCCGCGGCCGGGCTCTGCCGCGCGCGCCACCGTGTTCGACGCCGCGCTGTGCGAGTCGCCCGAGTACGAAGAGCTCTACGAGATCGAGCAGGACATCCGCTCGATCGGCCCCGCGCCGTACTTCTCGCGCCCGACGAAGGACGAGAACGAGGACGAGCTCGAGCTCGAGGACTCGGAGGCGCTCTGGGATCACATCGACGCGCGCGGTCGCAAGGGCTGGCAGCTCCAGCGCTACAAGGGCCTCGGCGAGATGAACCCCGAGCAGCTCTGGGAGACGACGCTCGATCCCAACGCGCGCGTGATGCTCCAGGTGCGGCTCGACGACGCCGTCCAGACCGACCAGATCTTCAGCATTCTGATGGGCGATCAGGTCGAGCCCCGGCGCGACTTCATCGAGAAGAACGCGCTCAACGTGAAGAACCTCGACATCTGA